Proteins encoded together in one Pseudomonas sp. ADAK13 window:
- a CDS encoding multidrug/biocide efflux PACE transporter, translating to MTPTKSITERVWQAIGFEGLALMICTPLLAWIMDKPALEMGMVTLAISLMALAWNVIFNGLFDRLKARLQLSGGAWTRVLHALMFEGGLVAICVPLIAWWLNISLMQAFILDIGVLLFFLPYTYVYHWAYDAVRERILQKRMRTA from the coding sequence ATGACACCCACCAAGTCGATTACTGAACGCGTTTGGCAAGCCATTGGTTTTGAAGGCCTGGCCTTAATGATCTGTACGCCATTGCTGGCGTGGATCATGGATAAACCAGCCCTGGAGATGGGCATGGTGACCTTGGCCATCAGCCTTATGGCGCTGGCCTGGAACGTGATTTTCAATGGTCTGTTCGACCGTCTCAAGGCGCGCCTGCAACTGTCCGGCGGGGCCTGGACCCGCGTGCTGCATGCGTTGATGTTTGAAGGCGGCCTGGTGGCGATCTGCGTACCGTTGATTGCCTGGTGGCTGAACATCAGCCTGATGCAGGCGTTTATCCTCGACATCGGCGTGTTGCTGTTTTTCCTGCCGTACACCTATGTGTATCACTGGGCGTATGACGCGGTGAGGGAGCGGATCCTGCAGAAACGGATGCGCACCGCGTAG
- a CDS encoding LysR family transcriptional regulator: MASHEVLQAFVQAATQGSFSAAARKLGKSQSTVSAAVASLEIDLDVVLFDRSSRKPTLTPAGHVLLQRAEQVLEASSRLELAASQLSQGLEPKLSIAMSDTYQSDRFETALSAFEQRYPDLELECLIAECEDLIALVQSGRAQIAFIEMQEVYPPDLTSTAVEERTEIALFVAPKHPLANLADIDQQTLEQHRELRLASIINPNETRGLGRVWSAPSYLMLMEMAQLGFGWAPLPRWLVERFGGDHLCEIKARGWPRSVAVDALWSRQHPPGPAGSWLLGKMLE, from the coding sequence ATGGCATCCCATGAAGTGCTTCAGGCGTTTGTGCAGGCGGCGACCCAGGGTTCGTTTTCCGCAGCGGCGCGCAAGCTGGGCAAGAGCCAGTCCACCGTCAGCGCGGCAGTGGCGAGCCTGGAGATTGACCTGGACGTGGTGCTGTTTGATCGCAGCAGCCGCAAGCCGACGCTGACCCCGGCCGGGCATGTACTGCTGCAACGTGCCGAGCAGGTGCTGGAAGCCAGTAGCCGCCTGGAGTTGGCGGCCAGCCAGTTGTCCCAGGGGCTGGAGCCCAAATTGAGTATCGCGATGTCCGATACCTATCAATCGGACCGTTTCGAAACCGCCCTCAGCGCCTTCGAGCAGCGCTACCCGGACCTGGAACTGGAATGCCTGATCGCCGAATGCGAAGACTTGATCGCGCTGGTGCAAAGCGGCCGGGCGCAGATTGCGTTTATCGAAATGCAGGAGGTCTACCCGCCGGACCTCACCAGCACCGCCGTGGAAGAGCGCACGGAAATCGCCCTGTTTGTCGCGCCCAAACATCCGCTGGCGAACCTTGCGGACATCGACCAGCAAACCCTGGAACAACACCGCGAACTGCGCCTGGCGAGCATCATCAACCCGAATGAAACCCGTGGCCTGGGCCGTGTGTGGTCGGCGCCCAGTTACCTGATGCTGATGGAAATGGCGCAGCTGGGTTTCGGCTGGGCGCCTCTGCCGCGCTGGCTGGTAGAGCGGTTTGGCGGTGACCACCTGTGTGAAATCAAGGCCCGGGGTTGGCCGCGTTCGGTGGCCGTGGATGCGTTGTGGTCACGCCAGCATCCGCCCGGCCCGGCAGGCAGTTGGCTGCTGGGCAAGATGCTGGAATAA
- a CDS encoding LysR family transcriptional regulator, translating into MDVRHLKAFLAVFEERNITAAAQRLFISQPTLSVTIKQLEEELGVALFLRQPRGVEVSDEARVLYPQARRMVAEADALSRLFRGRENRIALELGVEGDIADSQVETFLRMAHQGLPGLLLTLQEGCEGEGRLAVEEMCCEDELFLPLWEESYVMALPAAHPMAAGGKEQAWAPIEDWITCPQHDSHQRLMALYGRSPQAVAGHAGSLTQALHMVAAGVGVAMLPQSLAAERAGVVIRPWHLPAPTRRVGLCFAAQALELPALRALHEYFQNNRPPQIEAA; encoded by the coding sequence ATGGATGTGCGTCATCTCAAGGCGTTTCTCGCGGTGTTCGAAGAGCGCAATATCACCGCCGCCGCCCAGCGCCTGTTCATCAGCCAGCCGACGTTGTCGGTGACCATCAAGCAACTGGAAGAAGAGTTGGGCGTGGCGCTGTTCCTGCGCCAGCCCCGTGGGGTCGAGGTCAGTGATGAAGCGCGGGTGCTGTACCCGCAGGCGCGGCGCATGGTGGCCGAGGCCGATGCGTTGAGCCGGCTGTTTCGCGGGCGCGAAAACCGCATCGCCCTGGAACTGGGGGTGGAGGGCGACATTGCCGACAGCCAGGTCGAAACCTTCCTGCGCATGGCGCACCAGGGCTTGCCGGGTTTGCTGCTGACCTTGCAGGAAGGCTGCGAAGGAGAAGGTCGCCTGGCCGTGGAGGAAATGTGCTGTGAGGACGAATTGTTCCTGCCGCTTTGGGAAGAGTCTTACGTCATGGCGCTGCCGGCTGCGCACCCGATGGCGGCGGGTGGAAAAGAACAGGCCTGGGCGCCCATCGAAGACTGGATCACCTGCCCGCAGCATGATTCCCATCAACGGCTGATGGCCCTGTACGGGCGTTCGCCCCAGGCGGTGGCCGGGCACGCCGGTTCGTTGACCCAGGCCTTGCACATGGTGGCGGCGGGAGTGGGTGTAGCGATGTTGCCGCAGTCGCTGGCGGCGGAGCGCGCCGGGGTAGTGATTCGCCCGTGGCACCTGCCGGCACCGACACGCCGGGTGGGGTTGTGCTTTGCCGCCCAGGCCCTGGAGTTGCCGGCGTTGCGGGCGCTGCATGAATACTTCCAGAACAACCGCCCGCCGCAGATTGAAGCGGCCTGA
- a CDS encoding SDR family oxidoreductase, whose product MSKPLIIITGASSGIGEATARLLSAAGYPLLLLARRIDRLNALDLPNTLSRGIDITDRAALVAAVKEAEAQFGPADALINNAGVMLLGAVSEQDPAQWEQMLDVNVKGLLNGIHAVAGSMVERKGGTIINVSSVAGRKTFPNHVAYVGTKFAVHGISENLREELSPHNVRVITIAPGAVETELLSHTTDEAIKTGYQAWKQDMGGTVLSADDVASAIAYAYQQPQHVCIREIVLAATRQQP is encoded by the coding sequence ATGAGCAAGCCCTTGATCATCATCACCGGCGCCAGTTCGGGCATTGGCGAAGCGACTGCGCGCTTGCTGTCGGCCGCCGGCTACCCGCTGCTGCTGCTGGCACGCCGCATCGACCGGCTGAATGCCCTGGACCTGCCGAACACCCTGAGTCGCGGTATCGACATCACCGACCGCGCCGCGCTGGTGGCGGCGGTGAAAGAAGCCGAAGCCCAGTTCGGCCCGGCCGACGCGCTGATCAACAATGCCGGCGTGATGCTGCTGGGCGCCGTCAGCGAACAGGACCCGGCGCAGTGGGAGCAGATGCTCGACGTCAACGTGAAAGGCCTGCTGAACGGTATTCATGCGGTGGCCGGCAGCATGGTCGAGCGCAAGGGTGGCACTATCATCAACGTCAGCTCGGTGGCCGGGCGCAAGACCTTCCCGAACCACGTTGCGTATGTCGGCACCAAGTTTGCCGTGCACGGAATTTCGGAAAACCTGCGGGAAGAATTGTCGCCGCACAATGTGCGCGTGATCACCATTGCGCCGGGCGCGGTGGAAACCGAACTGCTGAGCCACACCACCGATGAAGCTATCAAGACCGGCTACCAGGCGTGGAAACAGGACATGGGCGGCACCGTGCTGAGCGCCGACGACGTGGCCTCGGCGATTGCCTACGCATACCAGCAGCCGCAGCATGTGTGCATTCGCGAAATCGTGTTGGCGGCGACGCGTCAGCAGCCGTAA
- a CDS encoding RNA polymerase sigma factor: MTVQARVEAVYRSESRRILATLIRLLGDFDLAEEALHEAFFVAVERWEQDGVPDNPRAWLVSTGRFKAIDRLRRQARFAAHQNQLLAQADELEDADWSAEDVEDDRLRLIFTCCHPALAADAQAALTMREICDLTTEEIARAFLATPATIAQRIVRAKGKIREAKIPYQVPSLAELPERLESVLRVIYLVFNEGYSASMGADLTREDLTREAIRLGRLLMELLPEPEVMGLLALMLLHESRRPARTSAGGELVLLDEQDRSLWDASLIAEGCALVEKSLTTRRFGPYSLQAAIAAVHAEAASADETDWPQIVGLYDVLLRAVPSPVIELNRAVAVAMRDGALAGLELVDGILARGELVDYHLAHSARGEFCRRLGRMEDAQRAFERALALTQQAPEQRFIERRLAEFK; the protein is encoded by the coding sequence TTGACGGTGCAGGCCCGGGTCGAAGCGGTTTATCGCAGCGAATCGCGGCGCATCCTGGCGACCCTGATTCGCCTGCTCGGCGATTTCGACCTGGCTGAGGAAGCCTTGCACGAGGCGTTTTTCGTCGCGGTGGAACGCTGGGAGCAGGACGGTGTGCCCGACAATCCTCGGGCCTGGCTGGTCTCGACCGGACGCTTCAAGGCCATCGACCGACTGCGCCGCCAGGCCCGTTTTGCCGCGCACCAGAACCAGTTGCTGGCTCAGGCCGATGAACTGGAAGACGCTGACTGGAGCGCCGAAGACGTGGAAGATGACCGCCTGCGCCTGATCTTCACCTGCTGCCACCCGGCGCTGGCGGCCGATGCCCAGGCGGCGCTGACCATGCGTGAGATCTGCGACCTCACCACCGAGGAAATCGCCCGGGCGTTTCTCGCCACACCGGCCACCATCGCCCAGCGCATCGTGCGGGCCAAGGGCAAGATTCGCGAGGCGAAAATCCCCTATCAAGTGCCATCCCTGGCGGAATTACCCGAGCGCCTGGAGAGTGTGCTGCGGGTGATTTACCTGGTGTTCAACGAAGGGTATTCGGCGTCCATGGGCGCCGATTTGACCCGGGAAGACCTGACCCGCGAAGCGATTCGACTGGGCCGCTTGCTGATGGAATTGTTGCCGGAGCCGGAAGTGATGGGCTTGCTGGCGCTGATGCTGCTCCACGAATCCCGGCGCCCGGCACGCACCTCGGCGGGTGGTGAGTTGGTGTTGCTGGATGAGCAGGACCGTTCGCTGTGGGACGCTTCGCTGATCGCTGAAGGATGCGCTCTGGTGGAGAAATCCCTGACCACACGACGCTTCGGGCCCTACAGCCTGCAGGCGGCGATTGCGGCGGTGCATGCTGAAGCGGCGAGCGCTGATGAGACCGACTGGCCGCAGATCGTCGGGCTTTATGACGTGCTGCTAAGGGCGGTGCCGTCGCCGGTGATCGAGCTGAATCGCGCGGTGGCCGTTGCGATGCGCGATGGGGCGTTGGCGGGACTGGAGTTGGTGGACGGGATTCTGGCGCGGGGGGAGTTGGTCGACTATCACCTGGCGCACTCGGCGCGGGGCGAATTTTGTCGGCGGCTGGGGCGGATGGAGGACGCGCAGCGGGCGTTTGAACGGGCGCTGGCATTGACCCAGCAAGCGCCCGAACAACGGTTTATCGAGCGGCGCCTGGCCGAATTCAAATAG
- a CDS encoding SRPBCC family protein — protein MTHQPKPAEFELSISRLIDAPRSRVFRAWTEPALLQQWWGPHGMTTPECEMDLWVGGQFRTLMRAPDGSEYPTQGVFLEITAPSRLVFTDAFTPGWIPSGQPFMTAEVTFEDVDGKTLYTARAMHWSAETRQAHEAMGFHEGWGQSLDRLVTLVTEGMRD, from the coding sequence ATGACTCATCAACCCAAACCCGCCGAATTTGAACTGTCCATCAGTCGCTTGATCGATGCCCCGCGCAGCCGGGTGTTCCGCGCCTGGACCGAACCCGCCTTGTTGCAACAGTGGTGGGGCCCACACGGCATGACCACCCCCGAGTGCGAAATGGACCTGTGGGTCGGTGGGCAATTTCGCACGCTGATGCGCGCGCCCGACGGCAGCGAGTACCCGACCCAAGGCGTATTCCTCGAAATTACCGCCCCCAGTCGGCTGGTGTTTACCGATGCCTTCACCCCCGGCTGGATCCCTTCGGGCCAGCCGTTCATGACCGCCGAAGTCACCTTTGAAGACGTCGACGGGAAAACCCTCTACACCGCCCGCGCCATGCACTGGAGCGCTGAAACCAGGCAGGCTCACGAAGCCATGGGCTTTCACGAAGGCTGGGGCCAGAGCCTGGACCGCCTGGTGACGCTTGTGACCGAAGGCATGCGCGATTGA
- a CDS encoding YciI family protein: MKYLCLIYSNEQVLHDSPDSPKDPECFAYGAAVQASGRLLAAEPLESVTTATTVRMRNGKLSITDGPFAETKEQLAGFYLIEAKDLNEAIQVAGGIPAARVGSVEVRPVRELNL, translated from the coding sequence ATGAAATACCTCTGCCTGATCTATAGCAACGAGCAGGTGCTGCATGATTCGCCCGACAGCCCCAAGGACCCGGAATGTTTTGCCTATGGTGCCGCCGTGCAGGCCAGCGGGCGGTTGCTGGCCGCCGAACCGCTGGAGTCCGTAACCACCGCCACCACCGTGCGCATGCGCAATGGCAAGCTGTCGATCACCGACGGGCCGTTTGCCGAAACCAAGGAGCAGCTCGCCGGGTTTTACCTGATCGAAGCCAAGGACCTGAATGAAGCGATCCAGGTGGCCGGCGGCATTCCGGCGGCCCGGGTCGGCAGTGTGGAAGTACGCCCGGTGCGTGAATTGAATCTCTGA
- a CDS encoding YybH family protein, which produces MSTAIISLIEQWKQAVIAKDVEKIVSFYADDIVAFDAVNALQFKGKAAYQAHWKACMEFCPGPGVFDFHELHIVAADNSAFAHWLAHCGGTGPDGVLKTCWMRVSAGYQRIGSEWKVVHEHWSAPFDMETGAGLFDLKP; this is translated from the coding sequence CGAACAATGGAAACAGGCGGTCATCGCCAAGGACGTCGAGAAGATTGTCAGCTTTTACGCCGACGATATCGTCGCGTTCGACGCCGTTAACGCCCTGCAGTTCAAGGGTAAGGCCGCCTACCAGGCGCACTGGAAGGCGTGCATGGAGTTCTGCCCGGGCCCCGGGGTCTTTGACTTCCACGAGCTGCATATCGTCGCCGCCGATAACAGCGCCTTTGCCCACTGGCTGGCGCACTGTGGCGGCACCGGGCCCGACGGTGTGCTCAAGACCTGCTGGATGCGCGTCAGCGCTGGTTACCAGCGCATTGGGAGCGAGTGGAAAGTGGTGCATGAACATTGGTCGGCACCCTTCGACATGGAAACCGGCGCCGGTCTGTTCGACCTGAAACCTTGA